From the genome of Streptomyces sp. NBC_01317, one region includes:
- a CDS encoding ABC transporter ATP-binding protein — translation MTDLSRTGSAIGEPVAGGTRPSEAFLDVRDLRVHFPTDDGLVKSVDGLSFQLEKGKTLGIVGESGSGKSVTSMGIMGLHTTGQYGKRKAQVSGEIWLNGEELLTASPDRVRKLRGRDMAMIFQDPLSALHPYYTIGKQIIEAYQVHHKVDKKAARRRAIEMLDRVGIPQPDKRVDSYPHEFSGGMRQRAMIAMSLVNNPDLLIADEPTTALDVTVQAQILDLIRDLQKEFGSAVIIITHDLGVVAELADDILVMYGGRCIERGPAEKVFYEPRHPYTWGLLGSMPRIDREQTERLIPVKGSPPSLINMPTGCAFNPRCPYADVPKGNITRTTRPELTQVESGHWAACHMSEQDRDRIWTEEIAPKL, via the coding sequence ATGACCGACCTGAGCAGGACGGGCTCCGCCATCGGCGAGCCCGTCGCCGGGGGCACCCGCCCCTCCGAGGCCTTTCTCGACGTACGAGACCTCCGCGTCCACTTCCCCACGGACGACGGTCTCGTCAAGTCGGTCGACGGGCTCAGCTTCCAGCTGGAGAAGGGCAAGACCCTCGGCATCGTCGGCGAGTCCGGCTCCGGGAAGTCCGTCACCTCGATGGGCATCATGGGGCTGCACACCACCGGGCAGTACGGGAAGCGCAAGGCACAGGTCTCCGGAGAGATCTGGCTGAACGGCGAGGAACTGCTCACCGCCTCACCGGACCGGGTGCGCAAGCTCCGCGGCCGGGACATGGCGATGATCTTCCAGGACCCGCTGTCGGCCCTGCACCCGTACTACACCATCGGCAAGCAGATCATCGAGGCCTACCAGGTCCACCACAAGGTGGACAAGAAGGCCGCGCGCCGCCGCGCCATCGAGATGCTCGACCGCGTCGGCATCCCGCAGCCCGACAAGCGGGTGGACTCCTACCCGCACGAGTTCTCGGGCGGTATGCGGCAGCGCGCGATGATCGCGATGTCGCTGGTCAACAACCCCGACCTGCTGATCGCCGACGAGCCGACCACGGCTCTCGACGTGACGGTCCAGGCCCAGATCCTGGACCTGATCCGCGACCTCCAGAAGGAGTTCGGCTCCGCGGTCATCATCATCACGCACGACCTGGGCGTCGTCGCCGAACTGGCCGACGACATCCTCGTGATGTACGGCGGCCGGTGCATCGAGCGCGGGCCCGCCGAGAAGGTCTTCTACGAGCCCCGGCACCCCTACACCTGGGGTCTGCTCGGTTCCATGCCGCGCATCGACAGGGAACAGACCGAGCGCCTCATCCCGGTCAAGGGCTCCCCGCCCTCCCTGATCAACATGCCGACGGGCTGCGCCTTCAACCCGCGCTGCCCGTACGCCGACGTACCCAAGGGCAACATCACCCGCACCACGCGGCCCGAGTTGACCCAGGTCGAGAGCGGGCACTGGGCGGCCTGTCACATGTCGGAGCAGGACCGGGACCGCATCTGGACCGAAGAGATTGCGCCCAAGCTGTGA
- a CDS encoding ABC transporter permease — protein MLAYLIRRLMAVAVMLVVIMLVVFCIFFLVPKWAGVDPATMYVGKTSDAAAVEAIRQKLQLGDPIFVQLWEFFKGIFVGRTYSAGGDVTNCAAPCFGYSFRSEQAIWPVLTDRLPVTLALALGAAVLWLVFGLAAGVLSALKRGSFWDRGAMLVALSGVSLPIYFTGLLSLAIFHYSLGWLDASYVPLADSFTGWFGGMILPWVTLAFLYAAMYARITRATMLEVMGEDYIRTARAKGLSEPVVIGKHAMRSTMTPILTLLGMDLGALIGGAILTETTFSLPGLGQAVLKAINDRDLPVILGVTLITSLAVILANLAVDILYAVIDPRVRLA, from the coding sequence GTGCTCGCATACCTCATCAGGCGGCTCATGGCCGTCGCAGTGATGCTGGTGGTCATCATGTTGGTGGTCTTCTGCATCTTTTTCCTTGTCCCCAAGTGGGCGGGCGTCGACCCGGCCACGATGTACGTGGGCAAGACGTCCGACGCCGCGGCCGTGGAGGCCATCCGGCAGAAGCTCCAACTGGGCGACCCGATCTTCGTCCAGCTCTGGGAGTTCTTCAAGGGCATTTTTGTCGGGCGCACCTACTCGGCTGGCGGCGACGTCACCAACTGTGCCGCTCCCTGCTTCGGTTACTCGTTCCGCAGCGAGCAGGCCATCTGGCCGGTGCTCACCGACCGTCTGCCGGTGACCCTGGCGCTGGCGCTCGGTGCGGCCGTCCTGTGGCTGGTCTTCGGCCTCGCGGCGGGTGTGCTGTCGGCGCTCAAGCGCGGTTCCTTCTGGGACCGCGGCGCGATGCTCGTCGCGCTGAGCGGCGTCTCGCTCCCCATCTACTTCACCGGTCTGCTCTCGCTGGCGATCTTCCACTACAGCCTGGGCTGGCTGGACGCCTCGTACGTACCCCTGGCGGACAGCTTCACCGGATGGTTCGGCGGCATGATCCTGCCCTGGGTCACGCTCGCCTTCCTGTACGCGGCGATGTACGCCCGTATCACCAGAGCCACCATGCTGGAGGTGATGGGTGAGGACTACATCCGCACCGCCAGGGCCAAGGGCCTGAGCGAACCCGTCGTCATCGGCAAGCACGCCATGCGCTCCACGATGACGCCGATCCTCACCCTGCTCGGCATGGACCTCGGCGCCCTCATCGGCGGCGCGATCCTCACCGAGACGACCTTCAGCCTTCCCGGCCTCGGCCAGGCCGTGCTCAAGGCGATCAACGACCGGGACCTGCCGGTGATCCTGGGCGTCACGCTGATCACGTCCCTCGCGGTGATTCTCGCGAACCTGGCCGTGGACATCCTGTACGCCGTGATCGACCCTCGAGTGAGGCTCGCATGA
- a CDS encoding ABC transporter substrate-binding protein codes for MTSLRTRGRRKQVFAAAFVSAALLGTAACGGGSDSKDEGGKSAAAGFDAGNNKIANPSAKKGGTLKFASVQDTDSWDTTRAYYGVVWNFMRYYSRQLVTNKAEPGKPGAEVTPDLATGLAKVSPDGKTYTYTLRDGITWEDGKTITSEDVKYGIERQWAQDVLSGGPVYLKDVLDPKGTYKGPYKDTSKDGLKAIETPDPKTIIFHLPTPNSDFQEMLALTSSSPVRKDKDTKSKYGLHPFSSGPYKFESYTPNKGTVLVRNTAWKQSSDPVRKALPDKITITLFTNADEMDNRLLAGDYDLDFSQTGLSPQARIKALKEHKNNLDNPVSGYIRYAVFPQSVKPFDNIHCRKAVIYGADHKSIQTARGGPLAGGDIGTNMLPPSVPGSEGQKYDPYNVLANDGTGDIAKAKEELKACGQPNGFKTTIAVRNNKPVEVASAQSLQASLKKIGITAELDQYDGAQTSGIIGNPTIVNKKNYGIIIMGWGPDFPSVQGYGVPLWDSKYILPSANNNFALIKDPKIDANFDKFTTELDPAKKASIATEINHQVSEGAYYLPFTFEKFINWRSSRLTNVYTTDGYSGNYDFTSLGVVK; via the coding sequence GTGACATCCCTACGCACCAGAGGTCGGCGCAAGCAGGTCTTCGCCGCTGCGTTCGTGTCCGCGGCACTGCTGGGCACCGCGGCGTGCGGCGGCGGCAGCGACTCGAAGGACGAGGGCGGCAAGAGTGCCGCCGCCGGCTTCGACGCGGGCAACAACAAGATCGCCAACCCTTCCGCCAAGAAGGGCGGCACGCTCAAGTTCGCGAGCGTCCAGGACACCGACTCCTGGGACACCACGCGCGCCTACTACGGCGTCGTGTGGAACTTCATGCGGTACTACAGCCGCCAGCTGGTGACCAACAAGGCGGAGCCGGGCAAGCCCGGCGCCGAGGTCACCCCGGACCTGGCGACGGGCCTGGCGAAGGTCTCCCCCGACGGGAAGACCTACACGTACACCCTGCGTGACGGCATCACCTGGGAGGATGGCAAGACCATCACCTCCGAGGACGTCAAGTACGGCATCGAGCGCCAGTGGGCGCAGGACGTGCTGTCCGGCGGTCCGGTCTACCTGAAGGACGTCCTGGACCCGAAGGGCACGTACAAGGGCCCGTACAAGGACACGTCCAAGGACGGCCTGAAGGCCATCGAGACGCCGGACCCGAAGACGATCATCTTCCACCTGCCGACGCCGAACTCGGACTTCCAGGAGATGCTCGCCCTGACCTCCTCGTCCCCGGTCCGCAAGGACAAGGACACCAAGTCCAAGTACGGTCTGCACCCGTTCTCCTCGGGCCCGTACAAGTTCGAGTCCTACACGCCCAACAAGGGCACGGTGCTCGTCCGTAACACCGCCTGGAAGCAGTCCTCGGACCCGGTCCGCAAGGCGCTCCCGGACAAGATCACGATCACGCTCTTCACCAACGCGGACGAGATGGACAACCGTCTCCTCGCGGGCGACTACGACCTGGACTTCTCGCAGACCGGTCTCTCCCCGCAGGCGCGCATCAAGGCGCTCAAGGAGCACAAGAACAACCTGGACAACCCGGTCTCGGGCTACATCCGGTACGCCGTGTTCCCGCAGAGCGTGAAGCCGTTCGACAACATCCACTGCCGCAAGGCGGTCATCTACGGGGCCGACCACAAGTCGATCCAGACCGCGCGTGGCGGCCCGCTCGCGGGCGGCGACATCGGCACGAACATGCTGCCCCCGTCGGTCCCCGGCTCCGAGGGCCAGAAGTACGACCCGTACAACGTGCTCGCGAACGACGGTACCGGCGACATCGCGAAGGCCAAGGAAGAGCTCAAGGCCTGCGGTCAGCCCAACGGCTTCAAGACCACCATCGCGGTCCGTAACAACAAGCCCGTCGAGGTCGCCAGCGCCCAGTCGCTCCAGGCGTCGCTGAAGAAGATCGGCATCACCGCCGAGCTCGACCAGTACGACGGTGCGCAGACCTCGGGCATCATCGGTAACCCGACGATCGTCAACAAGAAGAACTACGGCATCATCATCATGGGCTGGGGCCCCGACTTCCCGTCGGTCCAGGGCTATGGCGTGCCGCTGTGGGACAGCAAGTACATCCTGCCCAGCGCCAACAACAACTTCGCGCTGATCAAGGACCCGAAGATCGACGCCAACTTCGACAAGTTCACCACCGAGCTCGACCCCGCGAAGAAGGCCTCCATCGCGACCGAGATCAACCACCAGGTGAGCGAGGGCGCGTACTACCTGCCCTTCACCTTCGAGAAGTTCATCAACTGGCGTTCCAGCCGGCTGACCAACGTCTACACGACGGACGGGTACAGCGGTAACTACGACTTCACCAGCCTGGGCGTTGTGAAGTAA
- a CDS encoding ABC transporter permease encodes MTAPLHEPTTETAPSATEEVAAVAGKSVQGRSLSRIAWGRLKRDKLALAGGTVVLLLILVAILAPLITHLAGQSPDDYHEDLIDPLFSTPTGSFGGISGDHWFGVEPVNGRDIFARIVYGAQVSLLVGFLSALVAVVFGTILGVLAGYFGGWLDSLISRVMDMLLSFPQLLFIIALVSVMPNDMLGLSGSGVRLLVMILVIGFFGWPYVGRVVRGQTLSLREREYVEAARSLGAGQTYILFKELLPNIIAPIIVYTTMMIPTNILTEAALSFLGVGVKPPTASWGQMLSSAVSYYDSDPMYMIIPGLAIFITVLSFNLFGDGVRDALDPKGSR; translated from the coding sequence ATGACGGCACCATTGCACGAGCCGACCACCGAAACGGCCCCGAGCGCGACTGAAGAAGTCGCCGCCGTTGCGGGGAAGTCGGTCCAGGGGCGTTCCCTCAGCCGGATCGCCTGGGGGCGCCTGAAGCGGGACAAACTGGCTCTCGCCGGCGGCACCGTCGTGCTTCTGCTGATCCTGGTCGCGATCCTCGCGCCCCTGATCACCCACCTGGCAGGGCAGTCGCCCGACGACTACCACGAAGACCTGATCGACCCTCTCTTCTCGACCCCGACGGGATCCTTCGGCGGCATCAGCGGCGACCACTGGTTCGGCGTCGAGCCGGTCAACGGCCGCGACATCTTCGCCCGGATCGTCTACGGCGCCCAGGTCTCGCTGCTGGTCGGCTTCCTCTCCGCCCTCGTCGCGGTGGTCTTCGGCACGATCCTCGGCGTCCTCGCCGGCTACTTCGGCGGCTGGCTGGACTCGCTCATCAGCCGCGTGATGGACATGCTGCTCTCGTTCCCGCAGCTGCTGTTCATCATCGCGCTCGTCTCCGTCATGCCGAACGACATGCTCGGCCTGAGCGGCAGCGGTGTGCGGCTCCTGGTGATGATCCTGGTGATCGGCTTCTTCGGCTGGCCGTACGTCGGCCGTGTCGTCCGCGGCCAGACGCTCTCCCTGCGCGAGCGGGAGTACGTCGAGGCGGCCCGCAGCCTCGGTGCCGGGCAGACGTACATCCTGTTCAAGGAGCTGCTGCCCAACATCATCGCGCCGATCATCGTCTACACCACGATGATGATCCCCACGAACATCCTGACCGAGGCGGCCCTGAGCTTCCTGGGTGTAGGGGTGAAGCCCCCCACCGCTTCATGGGGGCAGATGCTCTCCTCCGCGGTGAGCTATTACGACTCGGACCCGATGTACATGATCATTCCGGGTCTGGCCATCTTCATCACCGTGCTCTCCTTCAACCTCTTCGGCGACGGCGTGCGTGACGCGCTCGACCCGAAGGGTTCGCGCTGA
- a CDS encoding enhanced serine sensitivity protein SseB C-terminal domain-containing protein, which translates to MSASGTAAAGRAEQLLRQVTPGRYDAYEALLQALAEDRVWMLLWQGRAGSPDAQYGNMQVEGLGYAPCVTSAQELAVSGWTRTHEVVTGRDIARVLYPDRWGIWLNPHTPGGGVGIPWLDLRRIATGLDRMPAGPLRLSEPAVEIPQFYAQLTQNAHRTPAVRALRRAWVQPALGAPYLAIGLDLYDTSPASVDSVRTMMRQSVGAVPEGLPVSTVAMSDEYDPVTMWLRANTRPFYDREAHASPAPATGYGYPPPASRGY; encoded by the coding sequence GTGAGCGCGTCAGGTACCGCGGCGGCCGGCCGGGCCGAGCAGCTGCTCCGCCAGGTGACGCCAGGACGCTACGACGCGTACGAGGCGCTGCTCCAGGCCCTGGCGGAGGACCGGGTCTGGATGCTCCTCTGGCAGGGCCGCGCGGGCTCGCCCGACGCCCAGTACGGCAACATGCAGGTGGAGGGCCTCGGTTACGCGCCCTGTGTGACCTCCGCCCAGGAGCTGGCCGTCAGCGGCTGGACCCGTACGCACGAAGTGGTCACCGGCCGCGACATCGCCCGCGTCCTGTATCCGGACCGCTGGGGGATCTGGCTCAATCCGCACACCCCCGGCGGCGGCGTCGGCATCCCCTGGCTCGACCTGCGCCGGATCGCCACCGGCCTCGACCGGATGCCCGCGGGACCGCTGCGGCTGTCCGAGCCGGCCGTCGAGATCCCGCAGTTCTACGCCCAGCTCACCCAGAACGCGCACCGCACCCCCGCGGTCCGGGCGCTGCGCCGCGCCTGGGTCCAGCCGGCGCTCGGCGCCCCGTACCTGGCCATCGGCCTGGACCTGTACGACACGAGCCCGGCCTCCGTCGACTCCGTACGGACGATGATGCGGCAGTCGGTCGGCGCGGTCCCGGAGGGGCTGCCCGTCTCGACGGTGGCGATGTCCGACGAGTACGACCCGGTGACGATGTGGCTGCGGGCCAACACCCGGCCCTTCTACGACCGTGAGGCGCACGCGTCCCCGGCCCCGGCGACGGGGTACGGATATCCGCCGCCCGCGTCCCGCGGCTACTGA
- a CDS encoding enhanced serine sensitivity protein SseB produces the protein MDTAWPGNELEEVLAASLGNDAAGGRLVEVLGRSQVWVPLPQGGGPDSQSLDLPTMEIEGAPYVPVFSSEQQFMGCVGAHMPFTVAPAREFARGLPPQLGIVLNPGGAVGMPLPPLAVAELCRVGRTPLDGPATGGRVRLFQPDWQEDPVDFLAAASAEFEASGVVVSARRALASVEAEPPVLFVGVQLASWEATDRNAPMDALGRALGRVQVPWPVNLVLLDMTQDPVGAWMLARVRPFYQRG, from the coding sequence GTGGACACAGCATGGCCCGGCAACGAGCTCGAAGAGGTGCTCGCGGCCTCGCTCGGGAACGACGCCGCGGGCGGACGGCTCGTGGAGGTGCTCGGGCGCAGCCAGGTCTGGGTGCCGCTGCCCCAGGGCGGCGGCCCCGACAGCCAGAGTCTCGATCTGCCCACGATGGAGATCGAAGGCGCCCCGTACGTCCCGGTGTTCAGCTCCGAGCAGCAGTTCATGGGGTGCGTCGGCGCCCACATGCCCTTCACCGTGGCCCCGGCGCGCGAGTTCGCGCGCGGGCTGCCCCCGCAGCTCGGGATCGTCCTGAACCCCGGCGGCGCGGTCGGCATGCCGCTGCCGCCGCTCGCCGTCGCCGAGCTGTGCCGGGTGGGCCGCACCCCGCTCGACGGCCCCGCCACCGGCGGCCGGGTCCGGCTCTTCCAGCCGGACTGGCAGGAGGACCCGGTCGACTTCCTCGCCGCGGCCTCCGCCGAGTTCGAGGCGTCCGGGGTCGTGGTCTCCGCCCGCCGCGCCCTCGCCAGTGTCGAGGCCGAGCCGCCCGTGCTCTTCGTGGGCGTCCAGCTCGCCTCCTGGGAGGCCACGGACCGCAACGCGCCGATGGACGCGCTGGGCCGCGCGCTGGGCCGGGTCCAGGTGCCCTGGCCGGTCAACCTCGTCCTCCTGGACATGACGCAGGACCCGGTCGGCGCCTGGATGCTGGCGCGCGTGCGGCCGTTCTACCAGCGCGGGTAG
- a CDS encoding AAA family ATPase yields MTSQGSGAYVTATGVAATGVAPGAAGVSASGLPVQPGVTAARDVPARSAPVVRDLRGRDGRVPGTLHFAAGDVVVVSGLPGSGKSTLIRRTAAGGGIDSQDTRDRWARRLPRSVPYAIYRPLVRVAHYAGLWRALRSGESVVVHDCGTQTWVRRWLARDARVRGRRLHLVLLDVTPGVARAGQRERGRGVSGYAFARHRRAVRRLLKDAESGRLPGGCASATLLDRPAARTLSAITFTGGPP; encoded by the coding sequence ATGACGTCGCAGGGGTCCGGTGCGTATGTGACAGCGACAGGGGTGGCGGCGACCGGGGTGGCGCCGGGGGCGGCGGGCGTATCGGCGTCCGGATTGCCCGTCCAGCCCGGAGTGACGGCCGCCCGGGACGTCCCGGCGCGGTCCGCGCCGGTGGTCCGCGATCTGCGCGGCCGCGACGGCAGGGTGCCGGGCACCCTCCACTTCGCGGCGGGGGACGTCGTGGTCGTCTCCGGGCTGCCGGGCAGCGGCAAGTCCACGCTGATACGGAGGACGGCGGCCGGCGGTGGCATCGACTCCCAGGACACCAGGGACCGCTGGGCGCGCCGGCTGCCCCGATCCGTGCCGTACGCCATTTACCGCCCGCTGGTGCGCGTCGCCCACTACGCCGGGCTGTGGCGCGCGCTGCGCTCCGGCGAGAGCGTGGTCGTGCACGACTGCGGTACGCAGACCTGGGTACGGCGCTGGCTGGCCCGCGACGCCCGCGTGCGCGGCCGCCGCCTCCACCTCGTCCTGCTGGACGTCACGCCCGGGGTGGCCCGCGCGGGCCAGCGCGAACGCGGCCGGGGCGTCTCGGGGTACGCGTTCGCCCGCCACCGGCGCGCGGTCCGCCGCCTTCTCAAGGACGCCGAGTCGGGCCGCCTCCCGGGGGGCTGCGCCTCGGCGACCCTGCTGGACAGGCCGGCGGCCAGGACCCTGTCCGCCATCACGTTCACGGGCGGTCCGCCCTGA
- the gcvT gene encoding glycine cleavage system aminomethyltransferase GcvT: MNSAPSSTPRLTALDAVHRALGATMTDFAGWDMPLRYGSERDEHLAVRTKAGLFDLSHMGEITVTGPQAAQLLDHALVGNIGAVGVGRARYTMICQEDGGILDDLIVYRLGEDEYMIVANASNAQTVLDALTTRAAGFDAEVRDDRDAYALLAVQGPESPGILRSLTDADLDGLKYYAGLPGTVAGVPALIARTGYTGEDGFELFVNPAHAETLWQALTEAGAPVGLVPCGLSCRDTLRLEAGMPLYGNELSTALTPFDAGLGRVVKFDKTSNGGDFVGRKALEAAAERAAAAPPRKLVGLVAEGRRVPRAGYAVVAGGEVVGEVTSGAPSPTLGKPIAIAYVDASHAGPGTAGVGVDIRGSHEPYEVVALPFYKRRK; this comes from the coding sequence ATGAACTCTGCCCCGAGCAGCACCCCCCGCCTCACCGCCCTCGACGCGGTGCACCGCGCGCTGGGCGCGACCATGACCGACTTCGCGGGCTGGGACATGCCCCTGCGGTACGGGAGCGAGCGCGACGAACACCTCGCGGTCCGTACGAAGGCCGGTCTGTTCGACCTCTCGCACATGGGCGAGATCACCGTCACCGGGCCCCAGGCCGCCCAGCTGCTGGACCACGCGCTGGTGGGCAACATCGGCGCGGTCGGCGTCGGCCGTGCCCGGTACACGATGATCTGCCAGGAGGACGGCGGGATTCTCGACGACCTGATCGTCTACCGCCTCGGCGAGGACGAGTACATGATCGTCGCCAACGCCTCGAACGCGCAGACGGTCCTGGACGCGCTGACCACCCGCGCGGCGGGCTTCGACGCGGAGGTACGGGACGACCGGGACGCGTACGCGCTGCTGGCGGTCCAGGGTCCGGAGTCCCCCGGCATCCTGCGGTCGCTCACGGACGCCGACCTGGACGGCCTGAAGTACTACGCGGGCCTGCCCGGCACCGTCGCGGGCGTCCCCGCGCTCATCGCCCGTACGGGCTACACGGGCGAGGACGGCTTTGAACTGTTCGTCAATCCCGCGCACGCGGAGACGCTCTGGCAGGCGCTGACGGAGGCCGGCGCCCCGGTCGGCCTGGTGCCCTGCGGGCTGTCCTGCCGGGACACCCTCCGCCTGGAGGCGGGCATGCCGCTGTACGGCAACGAGCTGTCCACGGCCCTCACCCCCTTCGACGCGGGCCTGGGCCGGGTCGTCAAGTTCGACAAGACCTCCAACGGAGGCGACTTCGTCGGGCGCAAGGCCCTGGAGGCCGCCGCCGAGCGCGCCGCCGCCGCCCCGCCGCGCAAGCTGGTCGGCCTGGTCGCCGAGGGCCGCCGCGTCCCCCGCGCCGGGTACGCCGTGGTGGCGGGCGGGGAGGTCGTCGGCGAGGTCACCTCGGGCGCCCCCTCCCCCACCCTGGGGAAGCCGATCGCCATCGCGTACGTCGACGCCTCGCACGCCGGGCCGGGGACGGCGGGTGTCGGGGTCGACATCCGCGGGTCCCACGAGCCGTACGAGGTCGTGGCGCTCCCGTTCTACAAGCGCCGGAAGTGA
- the gcvH gene encoding glycine cleavage system protein GcvH — protein sequence MSNPQQLRYSKEHEWLTAAEDGVSTVGITEFAANALGDVVYVQLPDVGDTVTAGETCGELESTKSVSDLYSPVSGEVTETNQDAVDDPSLVNTAPFEGGWLFKVRVTEEPGDLLTADEYTEFSGN from the coding sequence ATGAGCAACCCCCAGCAGCTGCGCTACAGCAAGGAGCACGAGTGGCTGACGGCCGCCGAGGACGGTGTGTCGACCGTCGGCATCACGGAGTTCGCGGCCAACGCCCTCGGTGACGTCGTGTACGTCCAGCTCCCCGACGTCGGTGACACGGTCACCGCCGGTGAGACCTGCGGTGAGCTGGAGTCGACGAAGTCGGTCAGCGATCTGTACTCGCCGGTGAGCGGTGAGGTCACGGAGACCAACCAGGACGCCGTGGACGACCCGTCGCTGGTGAACACCGCCCCCTTCGAGGGTGGCTGGCTGTTCAAGGTGCGCGTCACGGAGGAGCCGGGAGACCTGCTCACCGCCGACGAGTACACGGAATTTTCCGGCAACTAG
- the glyA gene encoding serine hydroxymethyltransferase, which translates to MSSKSLLNTPLHELDPDVAAAVDAELHRQQSTLEMIASENFAPVAVMEAQGSVLTNKYAEGYPGRRYYGGCEHVDVIEQIAIDRVKELFGAEHANVQPHSGAQANAAAMFALLSPGDTIMGLNLAHGGHLTHGMKINFSGKLYNVVAYHVDTETGQVDMAEVERLAKESRPKLIVAGWSAYPRQLDFAAFRRIADEVGAYLMVDMAHFAGLVAAGLHPNPVPHAHVVTTTTHKTLGGPRGGVILSTQELAKKINSAVFPGQQGGPLEHVIAGKAVSFKVAASDEFKERQQRTLDGARILAERLVRADVTEHGVSVLSGGTDVHLVLVDLRNSELDGQQAEDRLHGIGITVNRNAVPNDPRPPMVTSGLRIGTPALATRGFTTEDFAEVAEIIAAALKPDFDREALAARVTALAEKHPLYPGL; encoded by the coding sequence ATGTCTTCGAAGTCGCTTCTGAACACCCCGCTCCACGAGCTCGACCCGGACGTCGCCGCCGCTGTCGACGCCGAACTCCACCGTCAGCAGTCCACGCTCGAAATGATCGCCTCGGAGAACTTCGCTCCGGTCGCCGTCATGGAGGCCCAGGGCTCCGTCCTGACCAACAAGTACGCCGAGGGCTACCCCGGCCGCCGCTACTACGGCGGCTGCGAGCACGTCGACGTGATCGAGCAGATCGCGATCGACCGTGTGAAGGAGCTGTTCGGGGCCGAGCACGCCAACGTGCAGCCGCACTCCGGCGCGCAGGCGAACGCGGCGGCGATGTTCGCGCTGCTCTCCCCCGGCGACACGATCATGGGTCTCAACCTCGCCCACGGCGGGCACCTGACCCACGGCATGAAGATCAACTTCTCGGGCAAGCTCTACAACGTCGTCGCGTACCACGTCGACACCGAGACCGGTCAGGTCGACATGGCCGAGGTCGAGCGCCTCGCCAAGGAGTCCCGTCCGAAGCTGATCGTGGCCGGCTGGTCCGCGTACCCCCGTCAGCTGGACTTCGCGGCCTTCCGCCGGATCGCGGACGAGGTCGGCGCGTACCTGATGGTCGACATGGCGCACTTCGCCGGTCTGGTCGCCGCGGGCCTGCACCCGAACCCGGTGCCGCACGCCCACGTCGTCACCACGACCACGCACAAGACCCTCGGCGGCCCGCGCGGCGGAGTGATCCTCTCCACGCAGGAGCTGGCGAAGAAGATCAACTCGGCGGTCTTCCCCGGTCAGCAGGGCGGCCCCCTGGAGCACGTCATCGCGGGCAAGGCGGTCTCCTTCAAGGTGGCGGCCTCGGACGAGTTCAAGGAGCGCCAGCAGCGCACCCTGGACGGCGCCCGGATCCTCGCCGAGCGCCTGGTGCGGGCGGACGTCACCGAGCACGGTGTGTCCGTCCTGTCCGGCGGTACGGACGTGCACCTGGTCCTGGTCGACCTGCGGAACTCGGAGCTGGACGGCCAGCAGGCCGAGGACCGGCTCCACGGCATCGGCATCACGGTCAACCGCAACGCCGTCCCGAACGACCCGCGCCCCCCGATGGTCACCTCGGGCCTGCGGATCGGCACCCCGGCGCTCGCGACCCGCGGTTTCACCACCGAGGACTTCGCCGAGGTCGCGGAGATCATCGCCGCCGCCCTCAAGCCCGACTTCGACCGTGAGGCACTGGCGGCGCGGGTCACCGCGCTGGCCGAGAAGCACCCGCTCTACCCCGGCCTGTAG